The following are from one region of the Bacillota bacterium genome:
- a CDS encoding mechanosensitive ion channel family protein encodes MSKFMELWTELLTSFSAADLTGYGVVILRIALIVAGLVLAGRLGRRLIEGVLRPDRIPGDWDERRINTVRGLARSLLRYLLYFVGGIMVLAELGVNTASLLAGAGIVGLAVGFGAQNLVRDVITGFFILFEDQYAVGDYVTAAGVTGTVEEMGLRVTKIRQWTGELHIIPNGEIKQVTNYARGGMGVLVEVDVAYEENLGRAIEVIDRLCREVAGEKPGVILEVPRVLGVTQLGESGVTLQVFGKVKPMEQWAVGRELRKRIKETFDQVGIEIPYPRRVIIPRQQEGAKDGASDAVPFR; translated from the coding sequence ATGTCTAAATTTATGGAACTCTGGACCGAACTGCTGACATCGTTCTCCGCGGCGGACCTCACAGGGTACGGGGTAGTTATCCTCCGGATCGCCCTGATTGTGGCGGGCCTGGTACTGGCGGGAAGGCTCGGCCGGCGTTTGATCGAAGGGGTCCTGCGCCCGGACCGGATCCCGGGCGACTGGGACGAGCGCCGCATTAATACCGTCAGGGGTTTGGCCCGGAGCCTGCTCCGTTATTTGCTCTATTTTGTCGGGGGGATCATGGTCCTCGCTGAACTTGGCGTGAATACCGCGTCCTTGCTGGCAGGGGCGGGAATTGTGGGCTTAGCCGTTGGTTTCGGGGCCCAAAACCTTGTGCGGGACGTGATCACCGGGTTTTTTATCCTCTTCGAAGACCAGTACGCGGTCGGCGATTACGTGACCGCCGCCGGGGTGACCGGGACGGTAGAGGAGATGGGGCTGCGTGTCACCAAGATCAGGCAGTGGACGGGAGAGCTCCACATTATCCCCAATGGGGAGATCAAGCAGGTGACAAATTATGCCCGCGGGGGGATGGGGGTTCTGGTTGAAGTGGATGTCGCCTATGAAGAAAACCTTGGGAGGGCGATTGAGGTCATCGATCGCCTTTGCCGCGAAGTGGCGGGGGAAAAACCCGGGGTGATTTTAGAGGTGCCCCGTGTGCTGGGGGTCACGCAATTGGGAGAGTCGGGGGTTACCTTGCAGGTTTTCGGAAAGGTTAAGCCGATGGAGCAGTGGGCCGTTGGGCGGGAGCTGCGGAAACGGATTAAGGAGACTTTTGATCAGGTCGGGATTGAAATTCCCTATCCCCGCAGGGTAATTATCCCCCGGCAGCAGGAAGGAGCTAAGGACGGTGCCTCCGATGCGGTTCCATTTAGGTGA
- a CDS encoding EamA family transporter, whose amino-acid sequence MGLFFALLAMLCWGFAPLLGKLGLFQVRSIAALSIRTLFAAILILGWNAFFGYHQYYYVIPLKNLIFIVLEALLATLIGDLAYFMALKRANINQVTLIMSCSPLVTMLASYVFLGERVTCFQAIGALLIISGLVLVGLEPRI is encoded by the coding sequence TTGGGCCTGTTTTTTGCATTGCTGGCCATGCTCTGCTGGGGGTTTGCACCCTTGTTGGGAAAGCTGGGCCTGTTTCAGGTTCGCTCCATTGCAGCCTTGAGCATCCGCACCCTTTTTGCAGCCATCCTCATCCTGGGCTGGAATGCGTTTTTTGGGTACCACCAGTATTACTACGTGATTCCCCTCAAGAACCTCATCTTCATTGTCCTGGAAGCGCTGCTGGCTACCCTGATCGGGGATCTGGCCTACTTCATGGCCCTCAAGCGCGCCAACATCAACCAGGTAACCCTCATCATGTCCTGCTCTCCCCTGGTGACCATGCTGGCTTCGTACGTTTTTCTCGGGGAACGTGTTACCTGTTTCCAGGCAATTGGTGCCCTGCTGATCATCAGCGGCCTGGTGCTGGTGGGGCTGGAACCTAGAATCTAG
- the ychF gene encoding redox-regulated ATPase YchF, translating to MPFSIGLVGLPNAGKSTLFNALTGLQALVASYPFSTVDPNRGIVPVPEPRLTVLAGILEPERVVPATVEFVDIAGLVEGASRGEGLGNRFLASIREMDALVHVVRCFRGGNIPHPYGEPDPRRDAELVEAELALADLEAVARRQEKVGRAIKAGEKGAREEGELLETLAAHLAAGKPARSLPAARENPVLETLFLLTAKPVVYVANIREEEKEEAAYLQAFREAAAERGALLVVLDARWEAELAELSPEDQEAFRAGAESGLVKLVHACYKLGNFITFFTATGPELRAWTIPSGSRAVEAAGKIHSDFARRFIRAEVVSFSDLVSAGSLAAAREQGLLRIEGRDYLVREGDLIHFRHHA from the coding sequence ATGCCTTTTTCAATCGGCCTGGTAGGCTTGCCGAATGCCGGCAAGTCCACCCTTTTTAACGCTTTAACCGGGCTGCAGGCCCTCGTGGCTTCCTATCCCTTCAGCACCGTAGACCCGAACCGGGGGATTGTTCCCGTCCCCGAGCCCCGGCTCACAGTCCTTGCAGGTATCCTGGAACCGGAACGGGTCGTCCCTGCAACGGTGGAGTTTGTGGACATTGCCGGGTTGGTGGAAGGAGCGAGCCGGGGCGAGGGTTTGGGCAACAGGTTCCTCGCCTCGATCCGCGAGATGGACGCCCTCGTGCATGTGGTGCGGTGTTTCCGGGGCGGAAACATTCCCCATCCTTACGGAGAGCCGGATCCCCGGCGGGATGCGGAGCTGGTCGAAGCAGAACTCGCCCTGGCGGATCTGGAAGCTGTGGCGCGGCGCCAGGAAAAGGTGGGACGGGCGATTAAGGCCGGGGAAAAAGGGGCGCGGGAGGAAGGAGAGCTCCTGGAAACCCTGGCGGCCCACCTCGCCGCCGGAAAGCCGGCCCGATCTCTTCCTGCGGCGCGGGAGAACCCGGTTCTTGAAACCCTTTTCCTGCTCACCGCGAAGCCCGTCGTCTACGTGGCGAATATCAGGGAAGAGGAAAAAGAAGAAGCCGCTTACCTTCAGGCTTTCCGGGAGGCGGCGGCAGAGCGGGGCGCCCTGCTGGTAGTGCTTGACGCCCGGTGGGAGGCGGAACTGGCGGAGCTTTCCCCGGAGGATCAGGAGGCCTTCCGTGCCGGGGCGGAGTCGGGGCTGGTGAAACTGGTTCACGCCTGTTATAAACTGGGAAATTTTATTACCTTTTTTACGGCTACAGGCCCCGAACTCCGGGCCTGGACGATCCCTTCCGGGAGCCGGGCGGTAGAAGCAGCCGGGAAGATCCACTCCGATTTTGCCAGGCGCTTTATCCGGGCTGAGGTCGTTTCTTTTTCGGACCTTGTATCCGCAGGCTCCCTTGCCGCCGCCCGCGAGCAGGGGCTTTTGCGCATCGAGGGCCGCGACTACCTGGTTAGGGAGGGGGACCTCATTCACTTCCGCCACCACGCCTGA
- a CDS encoding VanW family protein, translating to MHKKWFVAAGLAAALVMGVIFFAGNMPGQPFLARLWSGQGAIKKPLHQPREGKKQEVAPKATPAIPGDDPGGAVGEPLPWAGNKRLETLKKRYNAPLLMAAYRARLSDPIMDEAYNIDLAAQMLAGTVVAPGEVFSMNKRLGPYTRDRGFKEGPMYAGTRIVPSVGGGVCKIASLLYNVAILSDLKIVERHPHYMTVPYVPPGQDATVAYGAYDFRFKNTSGGPILIWADMVGNSLYMAIYGQKKPPLVLWHHETLNRTKFWTKVQYNPSLPPGTEREVIPGYDGVVVRSWLTIKTADGEMIRRDLGTDYYRVCPRVIECGPVRDKP from the coding sequence ATGCATAAAAAATGGTTCGTGGCGGCCGGTTTGGCCGCGGCGCTGGTAATGGGAGTTATTTTTTTTGCCGGCAACATGCCCGGGCAGCCCTTCCTGGCGCGTTTATGGTCCGGCCAGGGCGCCATAAAAAAACCCCTGCACCAGCCCCGGGAAGGCAAGAAGCAAGAGGTGGCCCCCAAGGCAACCCCGGCGATCCCGGGGGACGACCCCGGCGGCGCAGTGGGCGAACCCCTGCCGTGGGCAGGAAATAAACGGCTAGAGACCCTGAAAAAGAGATACAACGCTCCTTTACTGATGGCGGCCTACCGGGCGAGGCTCTCGGATCCCATTATGGACGAGGCCTACAACATCGACCTGGCCGCGCAGATGCTGGCTGGAACGGTGGTCGCACCCGGCGAGGTCTTTTCCATGAACAAGCGGCTCGGCCCCTATACCCGGGACCGGGGCTTCAAAGAGGGCCCCATGTACGCCGGCACCCGCATCGTACCGTCCGTGGGCGGGGGAGTGTGCAAAATTGCCTCCCTGCTGTACAACGTAGCGATCCTCAGTGACCTTAAAATAGTCGAGCGGCATCCTCACTATATGACCGTACCCTACGTCCCCCCGGGCCAGGATGCTACAGTAGCCTACGGGGCGTACGACTTCCGGTTCAAAAATACCAGCGGCGGGCCTATTCTGATCTGGGCGGACATGGTGGGAAACAGTCTCTATATGGCCATCTACGGCCAGAAAAAGCCCCCGCTGGTCCTCTGGCACCACGAAACACTGAACCGCACGAAATTCTGGACCAAAGTGCAGTACAACCCCTCGCTGCCGCCCGGGACGGAAAGGGAAGTCATTCCCGGCTACGACGGGGTAGTGGTCCGCTCCTGGCTGACCATCAAAACAGCAGATGGCGAGATGATCCGGCGGGACCTGGGTACAGATTATTACCGGGTCTGTCCCCGGGTGATTGAATGCGGCCCGGTCCGGGACAAACCCTAG
- the yedF gene encoding sulfurtransferase-like selenium metabolism protein YedF, protein MGKKAELVDVRGLSCPQPVILTRKVLESSGRQQVTAVVDNEVARDNIVKMARALACEVEVDHKGSDYYIRITKPEDFSPELDPQESLLVLVTSESLGRGSEELGKLLMKNFFYALTEQGGLGKVLIFLNSGVYLTCTGSPVLDYLYELEQDGAEILSCGTCLDYYQLRESLGVGEATNMYAILDYLQKIPRVIYL, encoded by the coding sequence ATGGGGAAAAAGGCCGAACTCGTTGACGTGAGGGGCTTAAGTTGTCCGCAGCCTGTAATTTTAACGCGCAAAGTGCTGGAAAGTTCGGGTCGGCAGCAGGTCACGGCGGTTGTTGATAACGAAGTGGCGCGGGATAATATTGTTAAAATGGCCCGCGCCCTTGCCTGTGAAGTCGAGGTGGACCACAAGGGTTCAGACTATTACATTCGGATTACGAAGCCGGAGGATTTCTCTCCGGAACTGGATCCCCAGGAGAGCCTCCTGGTGCTTGTAACCTCCGAGAGCCTTGGCCGGGGGAGCGAGGAGCTGGGGAAGCTTCTGATGAAAAACTTCTTCTACGCCTTGACGGAACAGGGAGGATTGGGGAAGGTCTTAATCTTTCTCAACAGCGGCGTTTATCTTACGTGCACCGGCTCTCCGGTTTTAGATTACCTGTACGAGCTGGAGCAGGACGGCGCCGAGATTCTGTCCTGCGGCACCTGCCTCGATTATTATCAGTTGCGGGAAAGTTTGGGCGTGGGGGAGGCCACCAACATGTATGCCATTCTGGACTACCTGCAGAAAATCCCCCGCGTCATCTACCTTTAG
- the rpsF gene encoding 30S ribosomal protein S6: MRAYEVLFVLRPDLEEEATSAAIEKFAALIQQNKGAVEQISRWGKKRMAYEIQDYREGFYTLMLFQGEPETARELDRVMRISDEVLRHLIVRREAA; this comes from the coding sequence TTGCGCGCCTACGAAGTTCTTTTCGTCTTGAGGCCGGATCTTGAAGAAGAGGCAACGAGCGCCGCTATCGAAAAGTTCGCCGCCCTCATTCAGCAGAATAAGGGTGCTGTCGAGCAGATCAGCCGCTGGGGAAAAAAACGGATGGCCTACGAGATTCAAGATTACCGGGAGGGTTTTTATACCCTGATGCTCTTTCAGGGGGAACCCGAAACCGCAAGGGAGCTTGACCGGGTGATGCGAATCTCCGACGAAGTGCTGCGCCATTTGATCGTCCGCCGGGAGGCGGCGTAA
- a CDS encoding DUF951 domain-containing protein, giving the protein MRFHLGDVVRMKKPHPCGNYEWEIMRVGMDFRIRCLKCGRQVMLPRAKFEKGVRAVVKSALSEEEA; this is encoded by the coding sequence ATGCGGTTCCATTTAGGTGATGTGGTGCGGATGAAAAAGCCGCACCCTTGCGGCAACTACGAGTGGGAAATTATGCGCGTGGGGATGGATTTCCGGATCCGCTGCTTAAAGTGCGGGCGACAGGTGATGCTTCCCCGCGCCAAATTCGAAAAGGGCGTGAGGGCGGTTGTAAAATCCGCCCTGTCCGAAGAAGAGGCGTAG